A genomic stretch from Hemibagrus wyckioides isolate EC202008001 linkage group LG02, SWU_Hwy_1.0, whole genome shotgun sequence includes:
- the aoc2 gene encoding retina-specific copper amine oxidase — protein sequence MVSQVTTSLVKCLLILLGLVSVILNIVLICLNSNRLPKCQMQSQGTVAANHTDHSLIFADLTPKEYQMVRDYMWSQKDLRISHSAFAKASENFIFLIDLVLPKKAEALSYLDSQGVKPQRQASVVVFFGEHSYLKEYIVGPLTGPIRHRDVTKEKYKVESLPYTARPVTIGEYGQLFQLVYGEVFSQLQTELKESFGYDPKNPNLQVFEGMPRGVKAGDRKTWVSFFRAYSGMYIHPVGFEILICHESKNFSDWTVEKLMYNGKYFDSIDVFKIYYASGTLEKIVYKEISNYASLKPRSIPTGLGPQQYYLQGKRFSVKNNQVIYQDWSFAFGLSSLTGMRAFDIRFRGDRIIYELSVQEAMSVYGSITPGMMLTKFLDTSIGIGRFAHELVRGVDCPYSATYVDVYRYIDINATQLFRNAICVFEHDVGRPLRRHFSDFFYNSYGGLTNSALYLRSITAIGNYDYIWDFIFYQSGTVEARVHATGYISSSYKVPGSLKYGHQVAENVLGNVHTHFVNFKVDLDILGVRNVFQTKDMEYEEVSLPWMPERKAKIPTVVEKQLKTEQEAALRHGTKIPRYLHVASNQKNRWGHQRSYKLQVITMAGDHLPESEPEERSMSWARYKVAITKQKDSEQTCSSLYSQNNMWDPVVDFSNYIKDNENIENEDLVAWVTAGFLHIPHAEDIPNTVTVGNGGAVLIRPHNYFDEDPSIHSADGVYIKPGAERDCEYNKMACLDKQLCNPTLEPFTYHGFEGVMKFDE from the exons ATGGTTTCTCAAGTGACCACCTCCCTCGTCAAGTGCCTGCTGATACTCCTCGGCTTGGTCTCAGTCATACTGAATATCGTTTTGATATGCCTGAATTCCAACAGGCTTCCAAAATGCCAGATGCAATCACAAGGAACGGTGGCGGCCAACCACACGGACCACAGCTTGATATTCGCCGACCTCACCCCCAAGGAGTACCAGATGGTCCGCGATTACATGTGGAGTCAGAAGGACTTGAGGATTTCTCACTCTGCCTTTGCAAAGGCTTCGGAGAACTTCATCTTCTTGATTGACCTTGTGCTTCCGAAAAAAGCAGAAGCGCTAAGTTACCTGGATTCTCAGGGAGTCAAACCCCAACGCCAAGCCAGCGTTGTGGTGTTTTTCGGGGAGCATAGCTACCTCAAAGAGTATATCGTGGGACCTCTGACCGGTCCCATCCGCCATCGAGATGTCACAAAGGAGAAGTACAAGGTGGAGAGCCTACCTTACACGGCCCGCCCTGTGACCATCGGAGAATATGGGCAGCTTTTCCAGTTAGTGTATGGTGAGGTCTTCAGCCAGCTTCAGACAGAACTGAAGGAGAGCTTCGGTTACGACCCAAAAAACCCGAACCTTCAGGTTTTCGAAGGAATGCCCAGAGGAGTAAAAGCAGGCGATCGGAAGACATGGGTATCATTTTTCCGTGCGTACAGCGGCATGTATATCCATCCAGTTGGCTTCGAAATTTTAATCTGTCATGAAAGTAAAAACTTCTCAGACTGGACTGTTGAAAAGCTCATGTACAATGGCAAGTACTTTGACAGCAttgatgtttttaaaatatattatgcatCAGGTACTTTGGAAAAAATTGTTTATAAAGAAATCTCTAATTACGCCTCGCTGAAACCGAGAAGCATACCGACAGGGCTGGGACCACAACAGTATTACCTCCAAGGCAAGCGTTTCAGTGTGAAGAACAACCAGGTCATTTACCAGGACTGGAGCTTTGCGTTCGGTCTGAGCTCACTGACCGGCATGCGAGCCTTCGATATCCGCTTCAGAGGAGATAGGATCATCTACGAGCTTAGCGTCCAGGAGGCCATGTCTGTGTATGGCTCCATAACTCCAGGGATGATGCTCACCAAGTTTCTGGACACTAGCATCGGCATTGGCCGCTTCGCCCACGAACTGGTGCGAGGCGTTGACTGTCCATATTCCGCCACTTATGTGGACGTCTACCGCTACATTGACATCAACGCCACGCAGCTTTTCAGAAATGCCATCTGTGTCTTCGAACATGACGTGGGACGACCGCTACGCCGTCACTTTTCTGATTTCTTCTACAACAGCTACGGGGGTCTGACCAACAGTGCCCTGTACCTCCGGAGCATCACAGCCATTGGCAACTACGACTACATCTGGGACTTCATCTTCTACCAGAGCGGCACGGTGGAGGCCAGAGTTCACGCCACCGGTTACATATCGTCCTCTTATAAAGTGCCTGGCAGTCTGAAGTATGGCCACCAGGTCGCCGAAAACGTGCTTGGAAATGTCCACACACACTTCGTGAACTTCAAGGTGGATCTGGATATTTTAG GTGTGAGGAACGTGTTCCAGACCAAAGACATGGAGTACGAGGAGGTGTCTTTGCCCTGGATGCCTGAACGCAAGGCCAAAATCCCCACGGTGGTGGAGAAACAGCTGAAGACTGAGCAGGAGGCGGCGCTTCGACACGGCACTAAAATTCCCCGTTATCTCCACGTGGCCAGTAATCAGAAGAACCGGTGGGGCCACCAGCGCTCGTACAAGCTGCAGGTGATTACTATGGCTGGAGATCATCTCCCAGAGAGCGAGCCGGAGGAGAGGAGCATGTCCTGGGCACG GTACAAAGTTGCCATAACGAAGCAGAAAGACTCGGAGCAGACCTGCAGCAGTCTGTACAGTCAGAACAACATGTGGGACCCGGTCGTGGACTTCAGCAATTACATCAAGGATAATGAGAACATTGAGAATGAG GATCTGGTTGCCTGGGTAACGGCGGGTTTCCTCCACATCCCTCACGCCGAGGACATCCCCAACACGGTGACGGTAGGAAACGGAGGCGCCGTCCTCATCCGCCCACATAATTACTTCGACGAAGATCCGTCCATCCACTCGGCCGACGGCGTCTACATCAAGCCGGGAGCAGAAAGAGACTGTGAGTACAACAAGATGGCGTGTTTAGACAAACAGCTGTGCAACCCGACACTGGAGCCGTTCACGTACCACGGATTCGAGGGTGTCATGAAATTTGATGAATAA